One Maribacter cobaltidurans genomic window carries:
- a CDS encoding 3-hydroxyacyl-CoA dehydrogenase family protein: MKKIAVIGAGTMGNGIAHVFAQYGYKVNLIDLDQKALERGVSTISKNLDRMLAKEKISQEDKKATLDNITTFSDLKNGASEVDLVVEAASETLEIKLDIFGKLDIICKPETILATNTSSISITRIASVTTRPDKVIGMHFMNPVPIMPLVEIIRGYNTSDETTEQTMALSKKLGKTPTEVNDYPGFVANRILMPMINEAIETLHHGVAGVLEIDTVMKLGMAHPMGPLQLADFIGLDICLSILNVMYDGFKNPKYAPSPLLVNMVTAGKLGVKSKEGFYDYSQSNKAEKVPNQFKL; this comes from the coding sequence ATGAAAAAAATTGCGGTAATAGGTGCTGGGACCATGGGAAACGGAATTGCCCATGTGTTTGCACAATATGGATATAAAGTAAATCTAATAGACCTTGACCAAAAGGCCTTGGAAAGAGGGGTTTCCACCATTTCCAAAAATTTGGACCGCATGTTGGCCAAGGAGAAAATATCTCAAGAAGACAAAAAAGCTACTCTTGACAACATTACCACTTTTTCCGATTTAAAAAATGGAGCAAGCGAGGTAGACCTTGTGGTGGAGGCTGCATCAGAAACATTAGAAATAAAACTGGATATTTTTGGTAAACTGGATATAATTTGTAAACCGGAAACCATTTTGGCCACCAATACTTCCTCGATTTCCATTACCCGAATTGCTTCGGTAACCACAAGACCTGACAAGGTAATCGGTATGCATTTTATGAATCCGGTCCCCATTATGCCCTTAGTGGAAATTATTCGTGGTTATAATACTTCGGACGAAACCACTGAACAAACCATGGCATTATCCAAGAAATTGGGAAAAACGCCTACGGAAGTCAATGATTATCCGGGTTTTGTAGCCAATAGAATTCTAATGCCCATGATCAACGAAGCTATAGAGACTCTGCATCATGGGGTTGCCGGTGTTTTGGAAATAGACACCGTAATGAAATTGGGAATGGCCCATCCTATGGGGCCATTACAGCTTGCCGATTTTATAGGGCTTGACATTTGTCTTTCTATTTTGAACGTCATGTATGACGGATTCAAAAATCCAAAATACGCTCCTTCCCCCCTATTGGTGAACATGGTTACCGCTGGGAAATTGGGTGTTAAATCCAAGGAAGGTTTTTATGATTATTCCCAAAGTAATAAGGCCGAAAAAGTTCCGAATCAGTTTAAATTGTAA
- a CDS encoding Gfo/Idh/MocA family oxidoreductase gives MLKVGVLGAGHLGKIHLRLLNQSEKYELIGFFDADIINGKQVAAEFGYAYFDHLNDLIDAVDVVDIVTPTLSHFDCAKKAMEKGKHVFIEKPITNTLDEAENLLALEEKYGVKGQVGHVERFNPAFMAVRESIKEPMFIETHRLAEFNPRGTDVPVVLDLMIHDIDAILSVVKSKVVGINASGVSVLSQSPDIANARLEFENGCVANLTASRISLKNMRKSRFFQKDAYISVDFLEKKVEVVKMKDAPEVPGDFDMILQNAEGVKKQIYFENPDILENNAILDELESFAEAIQKNNTPQVTLKQGTEALKVALQIIDAFENKTVLG, from the coding sequence ATGCTCAAAGTAGGGGTTTTAGGGGCCGGACATTTAGGTAAAATTCATTTACGATTGCTTAATCAGTCTGAAAAATATGAACTAATAGGTTTTTTTGATGCGGACATTATAAATGGGAAACAAGTGGCGGCCGAATTTGGATATGCTTATTTTGACCATTTAAATGACTTGATCGATGCCGTAGATGTCGTGGATATTGTGACCCCTACCCTATCCCATTTCGATTGTGCCAAAAAGGCCATGGAAAAGGGCAAACATGTTTTTATTGAAAAACCCATTACCAATACCTTGGATGAAGCCGAAAATCTGTTGGCACTGGAGGAAAAGTATGGTGTTAAGGGTCAAGTGGGCCATGTGGAACGCTTCAACCCGGCTTTCATGGCGGTACGGGAATCCATAAAGGAACCCATGTTCATTGAAACGCATAGGTTGGCAGAATTTAATCCTCGTGGAACGGATGTACCTGTGGTTTTGGATTTGATGATACATGATATAGATGCAATACTTAGTGTGGTGAAATCTAAGGTTGTCGGAATCAATGCGAGTGGGGTTTCCGTATTGAGTCAATCCCCTGACATCGCCAATGCCAGATTGGAATTTGAAAACGGCTGTGTTGCAAACCTTACGGCCAGTAGAATCAGTTTAAAAAACATGCGTAAATCTAGATTCTTCCAAAAAGATGCCTACATATCCGTAGATTTTCTTGAGAAAAAAGTGGAGGTGGTTAAAATGAAGGATGCACCGGAAGTGCCTGGGGATTTCGATATGATTTTACAGAATGCGGAAGGGGTTAAAAAGCAGATTTATTTTGAAAACCCCGATATTTTGGAAAACAATGCCATCTTGGACGAATTGGAGTCCTTCGCCGAAGCCATCCAAAAAAACAACACTCCGCAGGTTACCTTGAAACAAGGAACGGAAGCCTTAAAGGTAGCTTTGCAGATTATTGATGCGTTTGAAAACAAAACGGTTTTGGGTTGA